A portion of the Pseudoxanthomonas sp. JBR18 genome contains these proteins:
- a CDS encoding DUF6538 domain-containing protein: MRIPHHLIRSSSGHCSFRQRVPIDLQSVLGRKVIKHTLHTKELPSARLRALMLASGYAQAFDVLRDRRVDRLCKKDMSWNRDQAPQRHTDRSGALVSALAR, translated from the coding sequence ATGCGCATCCCCCACCACCTCATCCGATCCTCCTCCGGTCACTGCTCCTTCCGCCAACGCGTTCCCATTGATCTGCAATCGGTCTTGGGTCGCAAGGTCATCAAGCACACCCTCCACACGAAAGAACTGCCTAGCGCGCGATTGCGCGCTTTGATGCTTGCCTCAGGCTATGCTCAGGCCTTCGACGTGTTGAGGGATCGACGTGTGGATAGGCTTTGCAAGAAAGACATGTCTTGGAACCGAGACCAAGCTCCACAGCGTCACACGGACCGATCTGGCGCATTGGTTTCAGCACTTGCGCGATAA
- a CDS encoding LysR family transcriptional regulator, whose product MRDAAMQDLNDLYYFAMVVDHGGFAAAERALGIPKSRLSRRISQLETDMGVRLLQRSTRRFAVTDVGMSVHRHAQTMLAEAQAAREVVDRLSAEPRGVVRVSVPVAVAQMQLPKILPAFLDKYPKVRLQLHVNNRRVDIINEGYDIALRVRAKLDDDGSLVMRSFGQIQELLVASPKYLQRAGRPQTPEDLTQHVTMSMSEDEARQRWELHGPAGEVRRVELQPRLAGFDFPLLKAMAKDGYGITLLPETVCADAVRSGELEVVLPEWSLPQGICHAVFASRRGLLPAVRVFIDYLAEHLPQQIEASRLDCGGKCVERLVELGLRKAS is encoded by the coding sequence ATTCGGGATGCCGCCATGCAAGACCTCAACGATCTTTATTACTTCGCCATGGTCGTCGACCACGGCGGCTTCGCCGCGGCCGAACGCGCGCTCGGCATCCCCAAGTCACGCCTGAGCCGGCGCATCAGCCAGCTGGAAACCGACATGGGCGTGCGCCTGCTGCAGCGTTCCACGCGTCGCTTCGCGGTGACCGACGTGGGCATGAGCGTGCATCGCCATGCCCAGACCATGCTCGCCGAAGCCCAGGCTGCGCGCGAAGTGGTGGACCGCCTCTCGGCCGAGCCGCGTGGCGTGGTCCGGGTCAGCGTGCCGGTTGCCGTGGCGCAGATGCAGTTGCCCAAGATCCTGCCGGCGTTCCTGGACAAGTACCCCAAGGTGCGCCTGCAGTTGCACGTCAACAACCGGCGCGTTGACATCATCAACGAGGGTTACGACATCGCCCTGCGCGTGCGCGCCAAGCTGGACGACGATGGCAGCCTGGTGATGCGCAGCTTCGGCCAGATCCAGGAACTGCTGGTCGCCAGCCCCAAGTACCTGCAGCGCGCCGGCCGGCCGCAGACCCCGGAGGACCTGACCCAGCACGTGACCATGTCGATGAGCGAGGACGAGGCCCGCCAGCGTTGGGAACTGCACGGGCCGGCCGGGGAGGTGCGCCGCGTCGAGCTGCAGCCGCGCCTGGCGGGCTTCGATTTCCCGCTGCTCAAGGCGATGGCCAAGGATGGATACGGCATCACCTTGCTGCCCGAAACCGTGTGCGCCGATGCGGTGCGCAGCGGCGAGCTGGAGGTGGTGCTGCCCGAATGGTCGCTGCCGCAGGGCATCTGCCATGCCGTGTTCGCCTCGCGCCGTGGCCTGCTGCCGGCGGTGCGCGTGTTCATCGACTACCTGGCCGAACACCTGCCGCAGCAGATCGAGGCTTCGCGCCTGGACTGTGGCGGCAAGTGCGTCGAACGCCTGGTCGAACTGGGCCTGCGCAAGGCCTCCTGA
- the serS gene encoding serine--tRNA ligase, whose amino-acid sequence MLDPVLLRNQPADLAQRLRDTRGFDLDVSALESLEARRKQIQVRTQELQNLRNTRSKAIGQAKAKGEDVAPLLAEVAGFGEELKASEVELDQLRAQIEAIALGIPNLPDPTVPPGTDEAGNVEQHRWGTPRSFDFPIKDHVELGARNGWLDGDTAAKLSGARFTVLRGPVARLHRALAQLMLDLHTGAHGYQETNVPVIVNAESMQGTGQLPKFEEDLFSTQVGEGKRYLIPTSEVPLTNTVRDTIVEDAALPLRMTAHSMCFRAEAGSHGRDTRGMIRQHQFEKVELVAITRPEESAEEHERMTRCAEVVLETLGLPYRRMLLCSGDMGFSATKTYDLEVWLPSQDTYREISSISNCGDFQARRMQARWRNPATGKPEAVHTLNGSGVAIGRCLIAVMENYQNADGSIDVPEALRPYMGGLERIA is encoded by the coding sequence ATGCTCGATCCCGTCCTGCTCCGCAACCAGCCCGCCGACCTTGCCCAGCGCCTGCGCGACACGCGCGGCTTCGATCTGGACGTGTCCGCACTGGAGTCCCTGGAGGCACGGCGCAAGCAGATCCAGGTGCGCACGCAGGAGCTGCAGAACCTGCGCAACACCCGCTCCAAGGCGATCGGCCAGGCCAAGGCCAAGGGCGAGGACGTCGCGCCGCTGCTGGCCGAGGTCGCCGGATTCGGTGAGGAGCTGAAGGCCTCGGAGGTCGAGCTGGACCAGTTGCGCGCCCAGATCGAGGCCATCGCCCTGGGCATTCCCAATCTGCCCGATCCGACCGTGCCGCCGGGCACCGACGAGGCCGGCAACGTCGAGCAACACCGCTGGGGCACGCCACGCAGCTTCGATTTCCCGATCAAGGACCATGTCGAGCTCGGCGCGCGCAACGGTTGGCTGGACGGCGACACCGCCGCCAAGCTGTCGGGCGCGCGCTTCACCGTGCTGCGTGGCCCCGTGGCGCGCCTGCATCGTGCCCTGGCCCAGCTGATGCTGGACCTGCACACCGGCGCCCACGGCTACCAGGAAACCAACGTCCCGGTGATCGTCAACGCCGAGTCGATGCAGGGCACCGGCCAGCTGCCCAAGTTCGAGGAAGACCTGTTCTCGACCCAGGTGGGCGAGGGCAAGCGCTACCTGATCCCGACCTCCGAAGTGCCGCTGACCAACACCGTGCGCGACACCATCGTCGAGGACGCCGCGCTGCCATTGCGCATGACCGCCCACTCGATGTGCTTCCGTGCCGAGGCCGGCAGCCATGGCCGCGATACGCGCGGCATGATCCGACAGCACCAGTTCGAGAAAGTCGAACTGGTGGCCATCACCCGGCCGGAAGAAAGCGCCGAAGAGCACGAGCGGATGACCCGCTGTGCCGAAGTGGTGCTGGAGACCCTGGGCCTGCCGTACCGGCGCATGCTGCTGTGCTCGGGTGACATGGGCTTTTCGGCCACCAAGACCTATGACCTGGAGGTCTGGCTGCCCTCGCAGGACACCTACCGCGAGATCTCCTCGATCTCCAACTGTGGCGACTTCCAGGCCCGGCGCATGCAGGCGCGCTGGCGCAATCCAGCCACCGGCAAGCCGGAGGCCGTGCATACGCTCAACGGCTCGGGCGTGGCGATTGGCCGCTGCCTGATCGCGGTGATGGAGAACTACCAGAACGCCGACGGCAGCATCGACGTCCCCGAAGCGCTGCGTCCCTATATGGGCGGACTGGAACGCATCGCCTGA
- a CDS encoding energy transducer TonB, with the protein MSRASSSERAFTFRLPHRALWFALGAFVLGLGLFGLFWLTNRDDEALYSVQPVDKTAEAALSEPLPEPMAAQDNASGMQAPSASDTQAAADTTASSQPLPKAVDQTADAGAAPTTRPPAAAQADRPTPLPIEAQSPAPTYPPAALRRGDTGTVVVRIEVDANGDPGGVALIQRSGSRDLDRAAMQAVRRWHFQPAIEDGQPVAGSVDVPVEFNLQH; encoded by the coding sequence ATGTCCCGTGCCAGCTCCAGCGAACGCGCCTTCACCTTCCGTTTGCCGCATCGCGCACTGTGGTTTGCGCTGGGCGCCTTCGTGCTGGGCTTGGGTCTGTTCGGGCTGTTCTGGCTGACCAACCGCGACGATGAGGCCCTCTATTCTGTCCAGCCGGTCGATAAGACCGCCGAGGCCGCCCTGTCCGAACCGCTGCCCGAGCCGATGGCCGCGCAGGACAACGCCAGTGGCATGCAGGCACCGTCGGCGAGCGATACGCAAGCCGCCGCCGATACCACCGCGTCCAGCCAGCCATTGCCCAAGGCCGTGGACCAAACCGCGGACGCCGGCGCTGCACCGACCACTCGGCCACCTGCGGCGGCGCAGGCCGACCGTCCGACCCCGCTGCCGATCGAGGCGCAGAGTCCCGCCCCGACCTACCCCCCTGCGGCGCTGCGGCGCGGCGACACCGGCACGGTCGTGGTGCGCATCGAGGTGGATGCCAACGGTGATCCGGGCGGCGTGGCCCTGATCCAGCGCAGCGGTTCTCGCGATCTGGACCGGGCCGCCATGCAGGCGGTGCGTCGCTGGCACTTCCAGCCTGCGATCGAAGACGGCCAACCAGTGGCCGGCAGCGTCGACGTGCCGGTGGAATTCAATCTGCAGCACTGA
- a CDS encoding energy transducer TonB translates to MRPSSSDTAQGVDSAPSSSTLKRRSIGPLLWLIVLLVLVGGAIWWFGATRETAPAPTATAPTDPVASPPAKAAQTNGQSQAPTASSRTRPVIADRDARMAEGMPQPDYPGEALRAGEGGTVLLNVEVDAHGEPSQISIAKRSGNRQLDRAALTAASKWQFEPAIRDSEAVTATVQIPVEFSPQ, encoded by the coding sequence ATGCGTCCATCGTCGTCCGACACCGCGCAAGGCGTGGACAGCGCGCCCTCGTCGTCCACGTTAAAGCGCAGATCCATCGGCCCGCTGCTGTGGCTGATCGTTCTGCTGGTTCTGGTGGGCGGAGCGATCTGGTGGTTCGGCGCCACGCGTGAGACAGCACCCGCTCCTACCGCGACCGCGCCAACCGACCCCGTCGCGTCGCCTCCTGCGAAAGCAGCGCAGACCAACGGGCAGTCCCAGGCCCCTACCGCGTCCAGCCGGACACGCCCGGTCATCGCCGATCGCGATGCGCGCATGGCCGAGGGCATGCCGCAACCAGACTATCCGGGCGAGGCGCTGCGCGCTGGCGAGGGCGGGACCGTGCTGCTCAACGTGGAGGTGGATGCGCACGGCGAGCCGTCCCAGATCAGCATCGCCAAGCGCAGCGGCAACCGGCAGCTGGACCGCGCCGCCCTGACGGCGGCAAGCAAGTGGCAGTTCGAGCCGGCCATCCGCGATAGCGAGGCAGTGACAGCGACCGTGCAGATCCCGGTGGAGTTCTCGCCGCAGTAG
- a CDS encoding glycosyltransferase — MSDLTRLHPVALQATVGADAPLAPAPHARRFYVPVRVKYVLVLMASIAWTALSVKLSMRWLHELSQPIGFVPALIIIAFIAYVPGFMNAFLIGSILADRRPARTEHPGTPEVCVLLACYNEGPNIGETLASFARQDYAGEVEVVVIDDGSTDDSLAIAKAAALEHGRPGLRIRVLEQARNGGKSRALNRGLAETRQALVITVDGDCCLRADALRKLVGRFLSDPAGTVAVAGAVLVRNSRENLLTRGQEWDYFHGIAAVKRIQSMYHGTLVAQGAFSLYTRAALEHVGGWPECVGEDIVLSWGLLKTGARIGYCEDACLFTKVPASLRQFSRQRQRWSRGLMEAFARHGSLLLKPRMTTLFIWWNLLFLPLDLVYTLAFIPGLVLAMFGVYWIAGPMTLLVLPLAMVWNLIIFRVQALMFRSQSLKVRRNVGGFLFYSLAYTMILQPVCVLGYAKEALGVRKTWGTK; from the coding sequence ATGTCCGACCTGACCCGACTCCATCCCGTGGCGCTCCAGGCCACGGTGGGCGCCGATGCGCCACTCGCCCCGGCGCCGCATGCGCGCCGCTTCTATGTCCCGGTTCGCGTCAAGTACGTGCTGGTACTGATGGCCTCGATCGCCTGGACCGCCCTCAGCGTCAAGCTCTCGATGCGCTGGCTGCATGAGCTCTCCCAGCCGATCGGGTTCGTGCCGGCCCTGATCATCATTGCCTTCATCGCCTATGTGCCGGGCTTCATGAATGCCTTCCTGATCGGTTCGATTCTGGCCGACCGTCGCCCCGCGCGAACCGAGCATCCAGGAACGCCGGAAGTGTGCGTCCTGTTGGCCTGCTACAACGAGGGGCCCAACATCGGTGAGACGCTCGCCAGCTTCGCCCGGCAGGACTATGCCGGCGAAGTGGAGGTGGTGGTCATCGACGATGGTTCCACCGACGACAGCCTGGCCATCGCCAAGGCGGCGGCGCTGGAGCACGGACGGCCCGGGCTTCGCATCCGGGTCCTCGAGCAGGCACGCAACGGTGGCAAATCGCGCGCGCTCAACCGCGGCCTGGCCGAGACGCGCCAGGCGCTGGTGATCACCGTCGACGGCGACTGCTGCTTGCGCGCCGATGCGCTGCGCAAGCTGGTCGGGCGCTTCCTGTCCGATCCGGCCGGTACGGTTGCGGTGGCTGGCGCGGTCCTGGTCCGCAACTCGCGTGAGAACCTGCTGACCCGGGGCCAGGAGTGGGACTACTTCCACGGCATCGCGGCGGTCAAGCGGATCCAGAGCATGTACCACGGCACGCTCGTCGCACAGGGCGCCTTCTCGCTCTACACCCGAGCGGCACTGGAACACGTCGGCGGCTGGCCCGAGTGCGTGGGCGAGGACATCGTGCTGTCCTGGGGACTGCTGAAGACCGGGGCGCGCATCGGTTACTGCGAGGACGCCTGCCTGTTCACCAAGGTGCCGGCCTCGCTGCGGCAGTTCTCACGTCAGCGCCAGCGCTGGTCGCGCGGCCTGATGGAGGCTTTTGCCCGGCATGGCAGCCTGCTGCTCAAGCCTCGCATGACCACGCTGTTCATCTGGTGGAATCTGTTGTTCCTGCCGCTGGACCTGGTCTATACCCTCGCTTTCATCCCCGGTTTGGTACTGGCGATGTTCGGCGTGTACTGGATCGCCGGGCCAATGACGCTGCTGGTGCTGCCGCTGGCGATGGTCTGGAACCTGATCATCTTCCGTGTGCAGGCGCTGATGTTCCGCAGCCAGAGCCTGAAAGTACGGCGCAACGTAGGCGGATTCCTGTTCTACAGCCTGGCCTACACGATGATCCTGCAGCCGGTTTGCGTGCTGGGATATGCCAAGGAAGCACTGGGCGTGCGCAAGACGTGGGGAACCAAATAA
- a CDS encoding glutamate-5-semialdehyde dehydrogenase, whose amino-acid sequence MTDDIKTQALACRDAAQVLAQLSSTDKADLLTSMAQRLQDQAQAILAANAQDLQAARDNGTGSAMLDRLTLTPERIDGIAAALREVARLPDPVGQVTRTDTRPNGIQVSKVRVPLGVIAMIYEARPNVTADAAALCIKAGNGVILRGGKEAIHSNTAIAQVLQATLEAAGVPAAALTLVTDLRRETMLELLQLTDIVDLAIPRGGEGLIRFVAEHARVPVIKHYKGVCHLFVDDSADLDLAVGLLVDGKVSRPSACNSLETLLVHKAIAERFLPMAAKALLARGVELRGDEATRVLVAEAKPASDEDYAAEFLDLILAVRVVDGLDAAIEHIRHYGSDHTEVIATGNDTHAATFVSALRAAVVMVNASSRFSDGGELGLGAEIGISTTRLHSYGPMGLEALTVERFVVQGRGQTRAAS is encoded by the coding sequence ATGACCGATGACATCAAGACCCAGGCCCTGGCCTGCCGCGACGCCGCCCAGGTGCTTGCGCAGCTGTCCTCAACCGACAAGGCCGACCTGCTGACGTCCATGGCGCAGCGGCTCCAGGACCAGGCGCAGGCCATCCTGGCGGCCAACGCGCAGGATTTGCAGGCCGCGCGGGACAACGGGACCGGCAGCGCCATGCTGGACCGGCTCACGCTGACGCCGGAGCGTATCGACGGCATCGCCGCTGCCCTGCGGGAAGTGGCGCGCCTGCCGGATCCGGTCGGTCAGGTCACCCGCACCGACACCCGCCCCAACGGCATCCAAGTCAGCAAGGTGCGCGTGCCGCTGGGCGTGATCGCGATGATCTACGAGGCGCGCCCCAACGTGACCGCCGACGCGGCGGCGCTGTGCATCAAGGCGGGCAACGGCGTCATCCTGCGCGGTGGCAAGGAGGCGATCCACTCCAACACCGCCATCGCCCAGGTCTTGCAGGCGACTCTGGAAGCCGCCGGCGTGCCGGCTGCGGCACTGACCCTGGTCACCGACCTGCGCCGCGAGACCATGCTGGAACTGCTGCAGCTGACTGACATCGTCGACCTGGCCATTCCGCGCGGCGGCGAAGGCCTGATCCGCTTCGTCGCCGAGCATGCCCGCGTGCCGGTGATCAAGCACTACAAGGGCGTGTGCCACCTCTTCGTGGACGACAGCGCCGACCTGGACCTGGCAGTCGGCCTTCTGGTGGACGGCAAGGTGTCGCGTCCCAGCGCGTGCAACTCGCTGGAGACACTGCTGGTGCACAAGGCCATTGCCGAGCGCTTCCTGCCGATGGCGGCCAAGGCGCTGCTGGCACGTGGCGTGGAGCTGCGCGGCGATGAGGCCACGCGCGTGCTAGTGGCCGAGGCCAAGCCTGCCAGCGACGAGGACTACGCCGCTGAGTTTCTCGACCTGATCCTGGCCGTCCGCGTCGTCGACGGCCTGGACGCTGCCATCGAACACATCCGCCACTACGGCTCGGACCACACCGAGGTCATCGCGACCGGAAACGACACCCATGCCGCCACGTTCGTCAGCGCGCTGCGCGCGGCGGTGGTGATGGTCAACGCGTCCTCGCGCTTCTCCGATGGCGGCGAGTTGGGCCTGGGCGCAGAGATCGGGATTTCCACCACGCGCCTGCATTCCTACGGTCCGATGGGCCTGGAGGCACTGACCGTGGAGCGATTCGTGGTGCAGGGTCGTGGCCAGACCCGCGCTGCGAGCTAA
- the proB gene encoding glutamate 5-kinase, whose protein sequence is MNDAALPTPIALSPFTEQALPPWRRAVLKVGSSLLAADGGGLSPKFALGLAQFVSANVLAGREVVIVSSGAVAAGRAIVPRAAEAGAAIAARQALAALGQAQLIGLWQHFFERPVAQVLLTHDDLRNRRRYLNARATLLELLALGTLPVINENDTVSIDELKLGDNDNLAAVVAALVDADALFIATDIDGLYTADPRSNPTARPLDEVTALTPEVFAMAGGSGSSVGTGGMRTKLEAAAKAGAAGVETYLFNGRSAEVVRGLALDRLRGTRIHAAQTRIAARKGWLRHAPVEAGAILVDAGAAAALAGKGASLLPGGVTGAEGDFRRGDMVEVQQRDADGVRRLARGIAQYSAADIRRIARRHSREIEAVLGYSYGENVIHRDDLVLL, encoded by the coding sequence ATGAATGACGCCGCGCTCCCCACCCCCATCGCGCTGTCTCCCTTCACCGAACAGGCCCTGCCGCCGTGGCGGCGGGCGGTGCTCAAGGTTGGCAGCAGTCTGCTGGCGGCGGACGGGGGCGGGTTGTCGCCGAAGTTCGCCCTGGGCCTGGCCCAGTTCGTGTCGGCCAACGTACTGGCCGGGCGCGAGGTGGTGATCGTGTCCTCCGGCGCGGTCGCGGCCGGGCGTGCGATCGTGCCCAGGGCCGCCGAAGCCGGTGCGGCCATCGCCGCGCGGCAGGCGCTGGCCGCGCTCGGCCAGGCGCAGCTGATCGGGTTGTGGCAGCACTTCTTCGAGCGACCGGTGGCGCAGGTGCTGCTGACCCATGACGACCTGCGCAACCGTCGCCGCTACCTCAATGCGCGCGCGACCCTGCTGGAGCTGCTGGCATTGGGCACGCTGCCGGTCATCAACGAAAACGACACCGTCTCCATCGACGAGCTCAAGCTGGGCGACAACGACAACCTGGCTGCTGTGGTGGCCGCGCTGGTCGACGCCGATGCCTTGTTCATCGCCACCGACATCGACGGCCTGTACACCGCCGATCCGCGCAGCAATCCGACCGCGCGGCCATTGGACGAGGTGACGGCGCTGACGCCCGAGGTGTTCGCGATGGCGGGCGGCAGCGGCAGCAGCGTGGGCACCGGCGGCATGCGGACCAAGCTGGAAGCCGCCGCCAAGGCCGGCGCGGCGGGCGTGGAGACCTATCTGTTCAATGGCCGCAGCGCCGAGGTCGTGCGCGGGTTGGCGCTGGATCGGCTGCGCGGCACCCGCATCCATGCCGCGCAGACCCGCATCGCCGCGCGCAAAGGTTGGTTGCGCCATGCGCCGGTGGAAGCGGGTGCGATCCTGGTCGATGCCGGAGCGGCCGCGGCGCTGGCCGGCAAGGGCGCCTCCCTGCTGCCGGGCGGGGTGACCGGGGCCGAAGGCGACTTCCGGCGCGGCGACATGGTCGAGGTGCAGCAGCGGGATGCCGACGGCGTGCGCCGCCTGGCGCGGGGCATCGCCCAGTATTCTGCCGCCGACATCCGCCGCATCGCGCGACGGCATTCGCGCGAGATCGAGGCCGTGCTGGGCTATAGCTACGGTGAGAACGTGATCCACCGCGACGACCTGGTGCTGCTGTGA
- a CDS encoding YciI family protein, with amino-acid sequence MKLYLVMAKRKPEFPDDVIGPHKDWLINLKVEGQLHMTGGFSDGSGGAYVLKNLDSLEQAQALVATDPLALRDASELTVYEWNTP; translated from the coding sequence ATGAAGCTGTATCTGGTAATGGCCAAGCGCAAGCCTGAGTTTCCGGACGACGTGATCGGCCCGCACAAGGACTGGTTGATCAATCTCAAGGTCGAAGGCCAGCTCCACATGACCGGCGGTTTCAGCGACGGCAGCGGCGGCGCGTACGTGCTCAAGAACCTCGACAGCCTGGAGCAGGCCCAGGCGCTGGTCGCCACCGACCCGCTGGCCCTGCGCGACGCGTCCGAGCTGACCGTGTACGAGTGGAACACGCCCTAG
- the argH gene encoding argininosuccinate lyase yields MADLLWQKPGVAVDAKIQTFLAGDDVILDREFFLYDIAASKAHAQGLQHIDILSLSELGKLSEQLDVLAEDFRSGAFVLDAQYEDCHSAIEARLTERLGDAGRKIHTGRSRNDQILVATRLWLKDKLLRVAGLSREVAKVALDRAEAEKGMPIPGYTHIQRAVVSSAGMWWAGWAEAFIDNATRAMDTFRLVDANPLGTAAGYGVNLPLDREHTTAELGFARMQVSPIYAQLSRGKFELAALEALGGATLDLRRIAWDLSLFTSGEFGFVALPAQYTTGSSIMPNKRNPDVIELMRATHASVAAAKTEIEQLLSLPSGYHRDLQGSKGAIFHGFGRGLAALELLPALLANLEWRQDKIHAAIDSGMYATDVAVEAAVAGVPFREAYKAAAASADTAGQGRTPEGSLAARVSPGAAADLQLEVLRRRWEGLGG; encoded by the coding sequence ATGGCTGACTTGTTATGGCAGAAACCCGGCGTCGCGGTCGACGCCAAGATCCAGACCTTCCTGGCCGGCGATGACGTCATCCTGGACCGCGAGTTTTTCCTGTACGACATCGCGGCCAGCAAGGCGCATGCGCAGGGGTTGCAGCACATCGACATCCTCTCGCTGTCCGAGCTGGGCAAGCTGAGCGAGCAACTCGATGTGCTGGCCGAAGACTTCCGCAGCGGTGCCTTCGTGCTCGATGCGCAGTACGAGGACTGCCATTCGGCCATCGAGGCGCGCCTGACCGAGCGCCTGGGCGATGCCGGCCGCAAGATCCACACCGGCCGCAGCCGCAACGACCAGATCCTGGTCGCCACGCGCCTGTGGCTGAAGGACAAGCTGCTGCGCGTGGCCGGGCTGAGCCGCGAGGTGGCCAAGGTGGCGCTGGACCGCGCGGAAGCCGAAAAGGGAATGCCGATTCCCGGCTATACCCACATCCAGCGTGCGGTGGTGTCCTCGGCAGGCATGTGGTGGGCCGGCTGGGCCGAAGCCTTCATCGACAACGCCACGCGCGCGATGGATACCTTCCGCCTGGTGGACGCCAACCCGTTGGGGACCGCCGCAGGCTACGGCGTCAACCTGCCGCTGGATCGCGAGCACACCACCGCCGAACTGGGCTTTGCCCGGATGCAGGTCTCGCCGATCTATGCGCAGCTCTCGCGCGGCAAGTTCGAGCTGGCCGCGCTGGAGGCCCTCGGCGGCGCCACGCTGGACCTGCGCCGCATCGCCTGGGACCTGTCGTTGTTCACCAGTGGCGAGTTCGGCTTCGTCGCGCTGCCGGCGCAGTACACCACCGGCAGCTCGATCATGCCCAACAAGCGCAACCCGGACGTGATCGAGCTGATGCGCGCCACCCACGCCAGCGTGGCGGCAGCCAAGACCGAGATCGAGCAGCTGCTGTCGCTGCCATCGGGGTATCACCGCGACCTGCAGGGCTCCAAGGGCGCGATCTTCCACGGCTTCGGCCGCGGGCTGGCGGCGCTGGAGCTGCTGCCGGCGTTGCTGGCCAATCTGGAGTGGCGGCAGGACAAGATCCACGCGGCGATCGATTCGGGCATGTATGCGACCGACGTGGCGGTGGAAGCCGCGGTGGCCGGCGTGCCGTTCCGCGAGGCCTACAAGGCCGCGGCGGCCAGTGCGGACACGGCGGGGCAGGGACGCACGCCGGAAGGGAGTTTGGCGGCGCGGGTGTCGCCGGGGGCGGCGGCGGATCTGCAGTTGGAGGTGTTGCGGCGGCGTTGGGAGGGGCTGGGCGGCTGA
- the argC gene encoding N-acetyl-gamma-glutamyl-phosphate reductase: MTSKTFTVGIVGARGHTGSELIKLIVAHPQLQLAFVSSRELDGQPVSEHNAAYAGALRFENLDADAVAAKGADAVILALPNGKAEPFVVALEAVAPDTIIVDLSADYRFEPSWYYGLPELTRDRYAGQKRISNPGCYATAMQLAIAPLLDQLASPPQCFGVSGYSGAGTTPSDKNNPELLADNLMPYSLTNHMHEREVSAQLGLPVEFMPHVAPHFRGITMTVNLWLQHAMTREAIKSLYEARYADEPLVEVIDDAPWVSRIAGTHGVQIGGFTLAPGGKRVVVVSTLDNLLKGAATQAMQNLNLALGLDELTSIPH, from the coding sequence ATGACTTCCAAAACGTTCACCGTCGGCATCGTCGGCGCGCGCGGCCACACCGGCAGCGAGCTGATCAAGCTGATCGTCGCCCACCCACAGCTGCAGCTGGCCTTCGTGTCCTCGCGCGAGCTGGACGGCCAGCCGGTCAGCGAACACAACGCCGCCTATGCCGGTGCGCTGCGCTTCGAGAATCTCGATGCCGACGCCGTGGCCGCCAAGGGCGCCGACGCGGTGATCCTGGCGCTGCCCAACGGCAAGGCCGAGCCCTTCGTCGTCGCGCTCGAGGCGGTCGCGCCGGACACGATCATCGTCGACCTGTCGGCCGACTACCGCTTTGAACCTAGCTGGTATTACGGCCTGCCGGAACTCACCCGCGACAGGTATGCCGGCCAGAAGCGCATCAGCAACCCCGGCTGCTATGCCACGGCCATGCAGCTGGCCATCGCGCCATTACTGGATCAACTGGCCAGTCCACCGCAGTGTTTCGGCGTCTCTGGCTATTCAGGTGCCGGGACCACGCCGTCGGATAAGAACAACCCCGAGCTGCTGGCCGACAACCTGATGCCGTATTCGCTGACCAACCACATGCACGAACGCGAGGTGTCCGCGCAGCTCGGCCTGCCGGTGGAGTTCATGCCGCACGTGGCGCCGCATTTCCGCGGGATCACCATGACCGTCAACCTGTGGCTGCAGCACGCGATGACGCGCGAGGCGATCAAGTCCTTGTATGAGGCGCGTTATGCCGACGAGCCGCTGGTGGAGGTGATCGACGATGCGCCGTGGGTCAGCCGCATCGCCGGCACCCATGGCGTGCAGATCGGTGGCTTCACCCTGGCCCCGGGCGGCAAGCGCGTGGTGGTGGTGTCCACGCTGGACAACCTGCTCAAGGGCGCGGCCACCCAGGCCATGCAGAACCTCAACCTGGCCCTGGGCCTGGATGAGCTGACCTCGATCCCACACTGA